The Urbifossiella limnaea genome has a window encoding:
- the recQ gene encoding DNA helicase RecQ produces the protein MPPANLPPLPPALPAAVRRFWGFTTLRPLQEDAMRLALAGRDALVVMPTGGGKSLCYQAPAVVRGGLTVVVSPLIALMKDQVDGLTRVGVPAVRLDSSMTPDEKADATQLIRSGEARLVFTSPERLVNTGVAQFLRDSGANAVAIDEAHCISHWGHDFRPEYRQMARLKEWFPGAAVQAYTATATERVRADIVQQLGIDDASVLVGNFDRPNLTFRVLPRVSPIAQVREVLDRHPGDAGIVYCLRRADVDDMTAQLKAAKYKAVGYHAGMSPDQRRKAQESFASEETDIVVATVAFGMGIDRSNVRFVVHAAMPKSIEHYQQETGRAGRDGLPSECVLLFSGADFITLKNITLKSAQEAGATQEYVASTIKHLDDMAKYARGAVCRHRALVEYFGQQLETHNCGACDICLGDTDEVPEAKVVAQKILSCVARVKESFGVTHVLDILKGANTEGVRSRGHDKLTTYGLLEDVPKNDLRDWIYQLVGQGALAVSEGEYPLLKLTPASWSVMKGEQSVRLIRLAQQKRRSKRDRDDAPVTTRERQQPGTLPAGADPELFERLRQVRRQVAAGLGVQPYLVFPDSVLAEFARGRPSTAARMRQVSGVGDRKLADFGETFLDAIRAHCGQAGLALDVDAPVQRGLVPAKPERKPSARRDKVFELFRGEANVDAVAAKIDVNRATAVDYLTEFIRAEKPASIFPWVPEEVCERVAAAAEQCGTARLKPAFLALNEEVPYDTIRIVFAFLDSRDGR, from the coding sequence ATGCCGCCCGCGAACCTTCCACCACTACCGCCCGCGCTCCCCGCCGCCGTCCGGCGGTTCTGGGGCTTCACCACCCTCCGCCCGCTCCAGGAAGACGCCATGCGGCTGGCCCTCGCCGGCCGCGACGCCCTCGTCGTCATGCCCACCGGCGGCGGCAAGTCGCTGTGCTACCAGGCGCCGGCCGTCGTGCGCGGCGGGCTCACCGTGGTCGTGTCGCCGCTCATCGCGCTGATGAAAGATCAGGTGGACGGCCTCACCCGCGTCGGCGTCCCGGCCGTCCGCCTCGACAGCTCCATGACGCCCGACGAGAAGGCCGACGCCACCCAGCTCATCCGCAGCGGCGAAGCGCGACTCGTGTTCACGTCGCCGGAACGACTCGTCAACACCGGCGTGGCGCAGTTCCTCCGCGACAGCGGGGCGAACGCCGTGGCCATCGACGAGGCCCACTGCATCAGCCACTGGGGGCACGACTTCCGGCCCGAGTACCGGCAGATGGCCCGCCTCAAGGAGTGGTTCCCGGGAGCCGCCGTCCAGGCGTACACGGCCACCGCCACCGAGCGGGTCCGCGCCGACATCGTCCAGCAGCTCGGCATCGACGACGCCTCCGTCCTCGTCGGCAACTTCGACCGGCCGAACCTCACGTTCCGCGTCCTGCCGCGCGTCAGCCCCATCGCCCAGGTGCGCGAGGTGCTCGACCGCCACCCCGGCGACGCCGGCATCGTGTACTGCCTCCGCCGCGCCGACGTGGACGACATGACGGCCCAGCTGAAGGCCGCGAAGTACAAGGCCGTCGGCTACCACGCCGGGATGAGCCCCGACCAGCGCCGCAAGGCCCAGGAGTCGTTCGCCTCCGAGGAAACCGACATCGTCGTCGCCACAGTCGCGTTCGGCATGGGGATCGACCGGTCGAACGTGCGGTTCGTCGTCCACGCGGCGATGCCGAAGTCGATCGAGCATTACCAGCAGGAGACCGGCCGCGCCGGCCGCGACGGGCTGCCGAGCGAGTGCGTGCTGCTGTTCAGCGGGGCCGACTTCATCACCCTCAAGAACATCACCCTGAAGTCGGCGCAGGAGGCGGGGGCGACCCAGGAGTACGTCGCGTCTACCATCAAGCACCTCGACGACATGGCGAAGTACGCCCGCGGCGCCGTGTGCCGCCACCGGGCACTCGTCGAGTACTTCGGCCAGCAGCTCGAAACCCACAACTGCGGCGCGTGCGACATCTGCCTCGGCGACACCGACGAGGTGCCCGAGGCGAAGGTGGTGGCGCAGAAGATTCTGTCGTGCGTCGCCCGGGTGAAGGAGTCGTTCGGCGTCACGCACGTCCTCGACATCTTGAAGGGCGCGAACACCGAGGGCGTCCGCAGCCGCGGGCACGACAAGCTGACCACGTACGGCCTGCTCGAAGACGTGCCGAAGAACGACCTGCGCGACTGGATTTACCAGCTCGTCGGCCAGGGGGCGCTGGCCGTGAGCGAGGGCGAGTACCCGCTGCTGAAGCTGACGCCGGCGTCGTGGTCGGTCATGAAGGGCGAGCAGTCGGTGCGGCTAATCCGGCTGGCGCAGCAGAAGCGGCGCTCGAAGCGGGACCGCGACGACGCCCCCGTCACGACCCGGGAGCGGCAGCAGCCCGGCACGCTGCCGGCCGGCGCCGACCCGGAGTTGTTCGAGCGGCTGCGGCAGGTGCGGCGGCAGGTCGCGGCGGGGCTCGGGGTGCAGCCGTACCTCGTCTTCCCCGACTCGGTGCTGGCCGAGTTCGCCCGCGGCCGGCCGAGCACGGCGGCCCGGATGCGGCAGGTCAGCGGCGTCGGCGACCGCAAGCTCGCCGACTTCGGCGAGACGTTCCTGGATGCGATTCGTGCCCACTGCGGCCAGGCCGGCCTGGCGCTGGACGTGGACGCGCCGGTGCAGCGCGGGCTCGTGCCGGCGAAGCCGGAGCGGAAGCCGTCGGCGCGACGGGACAAGGTGTTCGAGCTGTTCCGCGGCGAGGCGAACGTCGACGCCGTCGCCGCGAAGATCGACGTGAACCGGGCGACGGCGGTGGATTATCTCACGGAGTTCATCCGCGCCGAGAAGCCGGCGAGCATCTTCCCGTGGGTGCCGGAGGAGGTGTGCGAGCGGGTCGCGGCGGCGGCCGAGCAGTGCGGCACGGCCCGGCTCAAGCCGGCGTTCCTGGCGCTGAACGAGGAAGTGCCCTACGACACCATCCGCATCGTGTTCGCGTTCCTCGACAGCCGCGACGGGCGGTAG